One Brassica oleracea var. oleracea cultivar TO1000 chromosome C7, BOL, whole genome shotgun sequence genomic window carries:
- the LOC106304392 gene encoding uncharacterized protein LOC106304392 isoform X3, with protein sequence MGIFPRFGGWINQNIQEPLKASTKRSEKGKSSSVSEKDRYLQGPWYWNPAITPKEKAESMEIDHVKSMPLYATDPKYYDLDELVRQVRLWMSENKKHPWHDEPAKVKVKTKKGICHLNINFTLGWPPQAVYEMFTDPRNMGFFHSMGKYKDHFRTRLDTIATKVIKKDGPRQITEVEKVLRWKILGYNGTIPIHAKYKKVKVKHMKVFEGSWKMEPLYVDQERLCKSRSRISEEEYKKCSSGKGRIGSKVTMEHIFQPSSLLNIPPVSWFIRGVAIKFTKALLQDLREHVIMINKSTELGS encoded by the exons ATGGGTATATTCCCCAGATTTGGTGGCTGGATCAATCAGAATATTCAAGAACCCCTTAAG GCGTCGACCAAGAGATCTGAGAAGGGTAAATCTAGTTCGGTTTCAGAAAAAGATAGGTATCTTCAGGGACCATGGTATTGGAATCCTGCTATAACCCCTAAAGAGAAG GCTGAATCCATGGAAATAGACCATGTTAAATCTATGCCACTGTATGCTACCGATCCTAAGTACTATGACTTGGATGAACTGGTGAGGCAAGTAAGACTTTGGATGTCTGAAAATAAAAAACATCCGTGGCACGATGAACCTGCTAAGGTGAAG GTGAAAACAAAAAAGGGCATTTGCCATTTAAACATAAATTTCACATTGGGATGGCCTCCTCAAGCAGTCTACGAGATGTTCACTGATCCAAGAAACATGGGATTTTTCCACTCAATGGGAAAGTACAAGGACCATTTTCGCACACGTTTG GACACAATAGCAACAAAGGTTATAAAGAAGGATGGACCAAGGCAGATTACGGAAGTGGAAAAAGTTTTGAGATGGAAGATACTTGGGTATAATGGGACTATCCCAATACAT GCAAAATATAAGAAAGTGAAAGTGAAGCACATGAAAGTGTTCGAGGGTAGCTGGAAAATGGAGCCACTGTACGTAGATCAAGAACGGTTGTGCAAGTCTAGGTCGCGGATTAGTGAAGAAGAGTACAAAAAATGTAGCAGCGGCAAAGGAAGGATTGGGTCAAAGGTGACAATGGAGCATATATTTCAGCCATCTTCTCTTCTTAATATACCACCAGTTTCTTGGTTCATCCGAGGGGTCGCCATCAAATTCACCAAGGCTTTGCTCCAAGATCTTAGAGAACATGTAATCATGATAAACAAAAGTACAGAACTAGGATCTTAA
- the LOC106304392 gene encoding uncharacterized protein LOC106304392 isoform X2 yields the protein MGIFPRFGGWINQNIQEPLKASTKRSEKGKSSSVSEKDRYLQGPWYWNPAITPKEKAESMEIDHVKSMPLYATDPKYYDLDELVRQVRLWMSENKKHPWHDEPAKVKTKKGICHLNINFTLGWPPQAVYEMFTDPRNMGFFHSMGKYKDHFRTRLDTIATKVIKKDGPRQITEVEKVLRWKILGYNGTIPIHVIIDENHQKVTAKYKKVKVKHMKVFEGSWKMEPLYVDQERLCKSRSRISEEEYKKCSSGKGRIGSKVTMEHIFQPSSLLNIPPVSWFIRGVAIKFTKALLQDLREHVIMINKSTELGS from the exons ATGGGTATATTCCCCAGATTTGGTGGCTGGATCAATCAGAATATTCAAGAACCCCTTAAG GCGTCGACCAAGAGATCTGAGAAGGGTAAATCTAGTTCGGTTTCAGAAAAAGATAGGTATCTTCAGGGACCATGGTATTGGAATCCTGCTATAACCCCTAAAGAGAAG GCTGAATCCATGGAAATAGACCATGTTAAATCTATGCCACTGTATGCTACCGATCCTAAGTACTATGACTTGGATGAACTGGTGAGGCAAGTAAGACTTTGGATGTCTGAAAATAAAAAACATCCGTGGCACGATGAACCTGCTAAG GTGAAAACAAAAAAGGGCATTTGCCATTTAAACATAAATTTCACATTGGGATGGCCTCCTCAAGCAGTCTACGAGATGTTCACTGATCCAAGAAACATGGGATTTTTCCACTCAATGGGAAAGTACAAGGACCATTTTCGCACACGTTTG GACACAATAGCAACAAAGGTTATAAAGAAGGATGGACCAAGGCAGATTACGGAAGTGGAAAAAGTTTTGAGATGGAAGATACTTGGGTATAATGGGACTATCCCAATACATGTAATCATCGATGAAAACCATCAAAAAGTTACA GCAAAATATAAGAAAGTGAAAGTGAAGCACATGAAAGTGTTCGAGGGTAGCTGGAAAATGGAGCCACTGTACGTAGATCAAGAACGGTTGTGCAAGTCTAGGTCGCGGATTAGTGAAGAAGAGTACAAAAAATGTAGCAGCGGCAAAGGAAGGATTGGGTCAAAGGTGACAATGGAGCATATATTTCAGCCATCTTCTCTTCTTAATATACCACCAGTTTCTTGGTTCATCCGAGGGGTCGCCATCAAATTCACCAAGGCTTTGCTCCAAGATCTTAGAGAACATGTAATCATGATAAACAAAAGTACAGAACTAGGATCTTAA
- the LOC106304392 gene encoding uncharacterized protein LOC106304392 isoform X1, with the protein MGIFPRFGGWINQNIQEPLKASTKRSEKGKSSSVSEKDRYLQGPWYWNPAITPKEKAESMEIDHVKSMPLYATDPKYYDLDELVRQVRLWMSENKKHPWHDEPAKVKVKTKKGICHLNINFTLGWPPQAVYEMFTDPRNMGFFHSMGKYKDHFRTRLDTIATKVIKKDGPRQITEVEKVLRWKILGYNGTIPIHVIIDENHQKVTAKYKKVKVKHMKVFEGSWKMEPLYVDQERLCKSRSRISEEEYKKCSSGKGRIGSKVTMEHIFQPSSLLNIPPVSWFIRGVAIKFTKALLQDLREHVIMINKSTELGS; encoded by the exons ATGGGTATATTCCCCAGATTTGGTGGCTGGATCAATCAGAATATTCAAGAACCCCTTAAG GCGTCGACCAAGAGATCTGAGAAGGGTAAATCTAGTTCGGTTTCAGAAAAAGATAGGTATCTTCAGGGACCATGGTATTGGAATCCTGCTATAACCCCTAAAGAGAAG GCTGAATCCATGGAAATAGACCATGTTAAATCTATGCCACTGTATGCTACCGATCCTAAGTACTATGACTTGGATGAACTGGTGAGGCAAGTAAGACTTTGGATGTCTGAAAATAAAAAACATCCGTGGCACGATGAACCTGCTAAGGTGAAG GTGAAAACAAAAAAGGGCATTTGCCATTTAAACATAAATTTCACATTGGGATGGCCTCCTCAAGCAGTCTACGAGATGTTCACTGATCCAAGAAACATGGGATTTTTCCACTCAATGGGAAAGTACAAGGACCATTTTCGCACACGTTTG GACACAATAGCAACAAAGGTTATAAAGAAGGATGGACCAAGGCAGATTACGGAAGTGGAAAAAGTTTTGAGATGGAAGATACTTGGGTATAATGGGACTATCCCAATACATGTAATCATCGATGAAAACCATCAAAAAGTTACA GCAAAATATAAGAAAGTGAAAGTGAAGCACATGAAAGTGTTCGAGGGTAGCTGGAAAATGGAGCCACTGTACGTAGATCAAGAACGGTTGTGCAAGTCTAGGTCGCGGATTAGTGAAGAAGAGTACAAAAAATGTAGCAGCGGCAAAGGAAGGATTGGGTCAAAGGTGACAATGGAGCATATATTTCAGCCATCTTCTCTTCTTAATATACCACCAGTTTCTTGGTTCATCCGAGGGGTCGCCATCAAATTCACCAAGGCTTTGCTCCAAGATCTTAGAGAACATGTAATCATGATAAACAAAAGTACAGAACTAGGATCTTAA
- the LOC106304393 gene encoding uncharacterized protein LOC106304393, whose amino-acid sequence MGGFPGFGVWMNQNTQQPLKTGSMRSEDDKSKSVSPKESNNMELYHDSEEEDKQIKLWNVAERRHPWYDPPPKVKVTTKRGICHMNIEFTLGVTPLAAFENLRKPMSLSIDMSARQLLKNKSRKLLKKDGPREIVETENTVAFDFLWWSRAFPIKLIVDENIKDLTAKYKKEKMMFMKVFEGSYKVEPIFVDSERLCKHRLPKTREEYKKCSGGQGKIASKVIMNQYFQPFPPFNLPPFSWYINRITIRTTKTLLQMIQLSTATFRELS is encoded by the exons ATGGGTGGATTTCCTGGATTTGGTGTTTGGATGAATCAGAACACTCAACAGCCTCTTAAG ACCGGGTCCATGAGATCTGAGGATGATAAATCTAAGTCGGTGTCACCGAAAGAGAGTAATAATATGGAATTATATCACGACTCAGAGGAGGAAGATAAGCAAATAAAACTATGGAACGTTGCAGAGAGAAGGCATCCATGGTATGATCCTCCTCCTAAAGTGAAG GTGACAACGAAAAGGGGTATTTGCCATATGAATATAGAATTCACATTGGGAGTGACCCCTTTAGCAGCCTTCGAAAATTTGCGTAAACCAATGTCCCTGTCAATAGACATGTCTGCCCGCCAACTTCTG AAAAACAAATCAAGAAAGCTTTTGAAGAAGGATGGTCCAAGAGAGATTGTAGAGACAGAGAACACTGTGGCCTTCGATTTCCTGTGGTGGTCTCGAGCTTTCCCCATAAAGCTTATCGTCGACGAAAACATTAAAGATCTTACG GCAAAATATAAAAAGGAGAAAATGATGTTCATGAAAGTGTTTGAGGGTAGCTATAAAGTGGAGCCGATATTTGTAGATTCAGAACGCTTGTGCAAGCATAGGTTGCCGAAAACCCGAGAAGAATACAAAAAATGTAGTGGTGGACAAGGAAAAATTGCATCGAAAGTGATAATGAACCAATACTTTCAACCCTTTCCTCCGTTTAATCTGCCACCGTTTTCATGGTACATTAATAGGATCACCATCAGGACCACAAAAACTCTGCTCCAGATGATTCAACTTTCGACTGCGACTTTCCGAGAGTTGTCGTGA
- the LOC106304789 gene encoding uncharacterized protein LOC106304789: protein MVFPGFGGWINQNIQQPLKTSNRSKNGKSRSVSEEEDDRYLQGPWYWVPDLSPKEKAESLELDHVKSMPLMAIDPKYFDMGELMRQNSLWNSEHKKHPWNDAPAKVKVITKKGLCHLNIDFTLGSPPQSVFQMFTDPRNMGIFHSMGKYKKHWRTRLDTRATKVLKKDGPRQITEVEKVLRWKILGYNGTIPIHLIIDENHQKVTATYKKVKVKHMKVFEGSWKIQPLYVDQERLCKSKSRISEEKYKKCSGGKGRIGSKVTMEHIFQPSPLLNVPPVSWFIRGIAVKVTKVLLQDLREYVIRMNKMKTVDPEVYAKVIESIEKKKEKEKEKEKELKESEY from the exons ATGGTATTCCCTGGATTTGGTGGCTGGATCAATCAGAATATTCAACAGCCCCTTAAG ACGTCCAACAGATCTAAGAATGGTAAATCTAGATCAGTTTCAGAAGAAGAAGACGATAGGTATCTTCAGGGACCATGGTATTGGGTTCCTGATTTAAGCCCTAAAGAAAAG GCCGAATCCTTGGAATTAGACCATGTTAAATCTATGCCACTGATGGCTATCGATCCTAAATACTTTGACATGGGTGAACTGATGAGGCAAAACAGTCTTTGGAATTCTGAACATAAAAAACATCCTTGGAACGATGCACCTGCTAAGGTGAAG GTGATAACAAAAAAGGGTCTTTGCCATTTAAACATAGATTTCACATTGGGATCTCCTCCTCAATCAGTCTTCCAGATGTTCACTGATCCAAGAAACATGGGAATTTTCCATTCAATGGGCAAGTACAAGAAGCATTGGCGCACACGTTTG GACACAAGAGCAACAAAGGTTTTAAAGAAAGATGGACCAAGGCAGATCACGGAAGTGGAAAAAGTTCTGAGATGGAAGATACTTGGGTATAATGGGACTATCCCAATACATTTAATCATCGATGAAAACCATCAAAAAGTTACC GCAACATATAAGAAAGTGAAAGTGAAGCACATGAAAGTGTTTGAGGGTAGCTGGAAAATACAGCCACTGTACGTAGATCAGGAACGGTTGTGCAAGTCTAAGTCGCGGATTAGTGAAGAAAAATACAAAAAATGTAGCGGCGGTAAAGGAAGGATTGGGTCAAAGGTGACAATGGAGCATATATTTCAGCCATCTCCTCTTCTTAATGTGCCACCGGTTTCTTGGTTCATCCGTGGTATCGCCGTCAAAGTCACTAAGGTTTTGCTCCAAGATCTTAGAGAATATGTAATCAGGATGAACAAAATGAAGACCGTAGACCCGGAGGTGTATGCTAAAGTAATTGAATCAATCGAAAAAAAAAAAGAAAAAGAAAAAGAAAAAGAAAAAGAACTAAAAGAATCGGAGTATTAA